One window from the genome of Pararhizobium gei encodes:
- a CDS encoding zinc-binding alcohol dehydrogenase family protein has protein sequence MKAIGYKIAGAIDRHDSLLDIDLPRPTPSARDILVEVAAISVNPVDTKVRKTVSAEQDQWKVLGWDAAGTVVDVGPEVVDFKVGDTVFYAGSLTRPGANSEFHLVDERIAGRKPTTLSNAQAAALPLTAITAWEMLFDRLDIRKPVPGAANAVVIIGGAGGVGSIAIQLVRALTDLTVIATASRPETQDWVKSLGAHHVVDHSRPIAEQVAALGIGAPAFVFSTTETYRHLKEIIELISPQGRFGLIDDPESLDVLGFKRKAVSVHWELMFTRSIFQTADMDEQGKLLNQVAQLIDSGKIRTTVTETLSPINAANLKTAHAKLESGKSKGKVVLEGF, from the coding sequence GTGAAAGCAATCGGATATAAGATAGCTGGCGCAATAGATCGTCACGATTCCCTTCTCGACATCGACCTTCCCCGTCCGACGCCGTCGGCGCGCGACATACTGGTGGAGGTTGCGGCGATATCCGTCAATCCCGTCGATACCAAGGTCCGCAAGACAGTCTCGGCCGAACAGGACCAGTGGAAGGTGCTGGGCTGGGATGCCGCCGGCACGGTGGTCGATGTCGGTCCGGAGGTGGTGGATTTCAAAGTCGGCGACACGGTGTTTTATGCGGGATCTCTGACCCGGCCCGGTGCGAACAGTGAGTTCCATCTGGTCGACGAGCGCATAGCCGGGAGAAAACCGACGACCCTGTCGAACGCACAGGCCGCAGCGCTGCCGCTGACAGCGATCACAGCCTGGGAAATGCTGTTCGACAGACTCGACATCCGCAAGCCAGTGCCAGGTGCCGCCAACGCTGTCGTCATCATCGGCGGCGCGGGCGGTGTCGGCTCCATCGCTATCCAACTTGTCCGGGCGCTGACGGACCTGACGGTTATCGCCACTGCATCCCGACCGGAAACGCAAGACTGGGTGAAAAGCCTTGGAGCGCATCATGTCGTCGACCACAGCAGGCCGATTGCAGAACAGGTCGCCGCCTTGGGCATAGGTGCTCCCGCCTTCGTCTTCTCCACCACAGAGACCTATCGCCATCTGAAGGAGATTATCGAGTTGATTTCGCCGCAGGGCCGGTTCGGGCTCATCGACGATCCGGAAAGTCTCGATGTGCTCGGGTTCAAGCGCAAGGCGGTTTCCGTTCATTGGGAGTTGATGTTTACCCGTTCGATCTTCCAGACGGCCGATATGGACGAGCAGGGCAAACTGCTCAATCAGGTTGCCCAACTGATTGACAGCGGCAAAATCCGCACCACGGTCACTGAAACCCTGTCACCCATCAATGCCGCAAATCTCAAGACGGCACATGCCAAGCTCGAAAGCGGAAAGTCCAAAGGCAAGGTGGTTCTGGAAGGTTTCTGA
- a CDS encoding winged helix-turn-helix transcriptional regulator — MAKARYSRFDCSPGCSVEAAIGLIDGKWKSVILFHLLSGTLRFSEIRRHVVNVTPRMLTNQLRELEEDGLISRKVYAQVPPKVEYSLSPLGWSMEPILLALKSWGDTNIGLYGKPHGIDPREPALETAQSV; from the coding sequence ATGGCCAAGGCACGCTATTCCCGCTTCGACTGTTCCCCCGGCTGTTCCGTCGAGGCAGCCATCGGTCTCATCGACGGCAAGTGGAAATCGGTGATCCTGTTCCATCTTCTGTCTGGCACGCTACGTTTCAGTGAAATCCGCCGGCACGTCGTGAATGTGACGCCGCGCATGCTGACAAACCAGCTTCGCGAGTTGGAAGAAGATGGCCTGATCAGCCGCAAGGTCTATGCGCAAGTGCCGCCGAAGGTGGAATACAGCTTGTCTCCTCTCGGCTGGAGCATGGAGCCGATCCTTCTTGCCCTCAAAAGCTGGGGCGATACCAATATCGGCCTTTATGGCAAGCCGCACGGCATCGATCCGCGCGAACCGGCATTGGAAACAGCGCAATCAGTGTAG
- a CDS encoding SDR family oxidoreductase has protein sequence MSDIMLNAPKLFDLSGNIALVTGAGSGIGQRIAMGLAQCGADVALLDRRSDDGLANTADFIARAGRRSIQIAADVTSSAALNDAVTRTEAELGALTLAVNAAGIANANPAEEMEESQFQTMIDINLKGVFLSCQAESRAMLKNGRGAIVNIASMSGVIVNRGLNQCHYNASKAGVIHMSKSMAMEWVGRGIRVNTISPGYTATPMNTRPEMVHQTKLFEEQTPMQRMATVDEMVGPAVFLLSNAASYVTGVDLLVDGGFCCW, from the coding sequence ATGTCCGACATAATGCTCAACGCGCCGAAACTGTTCGATCTTTCCGGCAATATCGCCCTGGTGACAGGGGCCGGCAGCGGTATCGGCCAGCGCATCGCCATGGGGCTGGCACAATGCGGGGCGGATGTCGCTCTGCTTGACCGACGCAGCGATGATGGGTTGGCGAACACCGCCGATTTCATCGCCAGGGCAGGCCGGCGCAGCATCCAGATTGCGGCGGATGTCACCAGCAGCGCAGCATTGAACGATGCGGTCACCCGCACGGAAGCCGAGCTGGGCGCACTGACCCTTGCCGTCAATGCTGCCGGGATCGCCAATGCCAATCCTGCAGAAGAGATGGAGGAAAGCCAGTTCCAGACGATGATCGACATCAATCTGAAAGGTGTGTTCCTTTCCTGCCAGGCTGAATCCCGGGCAATGCTGAAGAACGGACGAGGCGCGATCGTCAACATTGCCTCAATGTCGGGTGTCATCGTCAATCGCGGCCTCAACCAGTGCCACTACAATGCCTCGAAAGCCGGTGTCATCCACATGTCGAAATCCATGGCGATGGAGTGGGTCGGCCGCGGTATCCGGGTCAACACGATCAGTCCGGGCTACACGGCAACACCGATGAATACCCGCCCGGAAATGGTGCACCAGACGAAACTTTTCGAAGAGCAGACACCCATGCAGCGCATGGCGACCGTCGACGAAATGGTAGGTCCTGCCGTCTTCCTGTTGTCGAATGCAGCAAGCTACGTAACCGGCGTTGATCTTCTCGTCGATGGCGGCTTTTGCTGCTGGTGA